A part of Brassica rapa cultivar Chiifu-401-42 chromosome A05, CAAS_Brap_v3.01, whole genome shotgun sequence genomic DNA contains:
- the LOC103866703 gene encoding PTI1-like tyrosine-protein kinase 3 yields MDRDFHRRGQKANDRSPTSRFVRLDKPRSVDDIDIGKKGRMRRWLCCSCHVQESNHPSSEHNRSKTPPTRYQDYGRNNKKPPAPMKPPSVMKEPTTIDVPAMSLSELKEKTENFGSKALIGEGSYGRVYYANFNDGKAVAVKKLDNSSEPETNVEFLTQVSKFSRLKNDNFVQLLGYCVEGNLRVLAYEFATMGSLHDVLHGRKGVQGAQPGPTLEWMQRVRVAVDAAKGLEYLHEKVQPPVIHRDIRSSNVLLFEDFKAKVADFNLSNQAPDMAARLHSTRVLGTFGYHAPEYAMTGQLTQKSDVYSFGVVLLELLTGRKPVDHTMPRGQQSLVTWATPRLSEDKVKQCVDPKLKGEYPPKAVAKLAAVAALCVQYESEFRPNMSIVVKALQPLLRSSSGTASAAARSAQT; encoded by the exons TTTGTTCGGTTGGATAAACCAAGATCTGTAGACGATATTGATATAGGCAAGAAAGGGAGGATGCGTAGATGGTTGTGTTGTTCATGTCATGTACAAGAATCTAACCACCCTTCATCTGAACATAACCGATCCAAAACCCCTCCTACACGCTACCAAGACTACG GACGTAACAATAAGAAACCACCAGCTCCTATGAAGCCTCCTTCCGTCATGAAGGAGCCTACTACTATTGACGTCCCTGCAATGTCATTGTCTGAGCTCAAAGAAAAGACTGAGAACTTTGGATCAAAGGCTTTGATAGGAGAAGGATCCTATGGAAGAGTCTACTACGCAAACTTTAATGATGGCAAGGCCGTGGCTGTGAAGAAGCTCGATAATTCATCAGAACCAGAGACAAACGTCGAGTTCTTGACTCAGGTCTCAAAGTTTTCAAGGCTAAAGAACGACAACTTTGTTCAGCTTCTTGGTTATTGTGTTGAAGGAAACCTTCGTGTCCTTGCTTATGAGTTTGCCACAATGGGTTCCTTACACGACGTCTTACACGGAAGAAAGGGAGTACAAGGAGCACAACCAGGTCCAACACTCGAGTGGATGCAACGAGTCAGAGTTGCGGTTGATGCAGCTAAAGGGTTAGAGTACTTACACGAGAAAGTTCAACCTCCTGTTATACACAGAGACATTCGTTCAAGCAACGTGCTTCTTTTCGAAGATTTCAAAGCCAAGGTTGCTGATTTCAATCTTTCAAATCAAGCTCCTGATATGGCTGCTCGTCTTCATTCCACTAGAGTCTTGGGGACGTTTGGCTATCACGCACCAGAGTACGCAATGACAGGGCAGTTGACACAGAAGAGTGATGTTTACAGTTTTGGAGTTGTGCTATTGGAGCTACTAACCGGGAGAAAACCGGTTGATCATACAATGCCACGTGGTCAGCAAAGTCTTGTCACTTGG GCAACTCCAAGGCTGAGTGAAGACAAAGTGAAGCAATGTGTTGATCCAAAACTCAAAGGAGAGTATCCTCCTAAAGCTGTTGCAAAG CTTGCAGCGGTTGCAGCTTTGTGTGTGCAATACGAATCAGAGTTTAGGCCAAACATGAGCATTGTAGTGAAAGCTCTTCAACCACTCTTGAGGTCTTCTTCAGGGACAGCTTCTGCTGCTGCTCGAAGCGCTCAAACTTGA
- the LOC103866706 gene encoding uncharacterized protein LOC103866706: MDSLRNLLPFSTVGSDLRESKELVQRLDVPESTKAFVFAIKVPEHDSTIYLLSVQNLSQRSATDAECLIRELRPDAVVAQVNPSPFGEDDEEGSIPTSAFKVLARCLKDESLSKEKYQSVARNLVIKEIFGKCFNGPLLAAKRVAEEIGSTFMVLESPFLMDGLTKSPLGSTRFQISNDQRSPMQRLLSSHITHLSNEIESEVPPFALSVYNLLVELHNIFNDLPAMRKALDTATKMLSDVNNGEAVDAEALSEVYLFRLAVEGLRIALNKGGRLNNIRNLGGEVQFSKLSSDDKAYALMADDLRSQAKKFKSIVAVIDAGNLAGLRRHWRTRVPQEVKAMSTEHTVQDSDSKIKPVVAVGGALTLSKSSRFLNRFLTRKASAFTKMVYPSALSAERIRGVTQYILTSAEGTSLESMRAAFYAMMMRNRRLAKPMGALPMVVFGAGLASFSGLIYCEERIECAAVTLPSAPSIAKLGRGVQNLREASLEVTRRGNNGVHNAMQGLSQRVRNLTLNYLNFKPNLVRYICKRCI; the protein is encoded by the coding sequence ATGGATAGTCTGCGAAATCTATTGCCCTTTTCAACGGTTGGTAGTGACCTGAGAGAATCAAAGGAGCTTGTTCAGAGACTTGACGTGCCTGAGAGTACCAAAGCCTTTGTGTTTGCAATCAAAGTCCCTGAGCATGATTCCACCATCTACTTACTCTCTGTTCAGAACTTATCTCAGAGATCTGCTACTGACGCCGAGTGTCTTATACGTGAACTCCGTCCTGATGCTGTTGTGGCTCAGGTGAACCCTTCACCCTTTGGAGAAGATGATGAGGAGGGCTCAATCCCAACGTCAGCTTTTAAAGTTCTTGCACGTTGTCTTAAAGACGAGAGTCTCAGCAAAGAAAAGTACCAAAGCGTTGCAAGGAACTTGGTTATAAAGGAGATTTTTGGGAAATGTTTTAATGGACCTCTATTGGCTGCTAAAAGGGTTGCTGAGGAGATTGGTTCAACGTTTATGGTACTTGAATCTCCTTTTCTTATGGATGGTCTGACTAAATCTCCTTTAGGCTCCACAAGGTTTCAGATAAGCAATGATCAACGGTCACCGATGCAGCGACTCTTATCTTCACATATTACTCACCTCAGTAATGAGATTGAATCTGAGGTTCCACCGTTTGCTCTCTCCGTTTATAACTTACTCGTTGAGCTTCATAACATCTTTAACGATCTCCCAGCTATGAGGAAAGCTCTAGACACTGCCACAAAGATGTTGTCTGATGTGAATAACGGCGAAGCCGTTGATGCAGAGGCTCTCTCTGAAGTTTACCTCTTCAGGCTTGCGGTTGAAGGTCTTAGAATTGCTTTGAACAAAGGTGGTCGGCTAAACAACATCAGGAACCTAGGGGGCGAAGTTCAGTTTTCGAAGCTATCTTCTGATGACAAAGCTTATGCACTTATGGCAGATGATCTTCGTAGTCAGGCTAAGAAGTTTAAGAGTATAGTAGCGGTCATAGACGCGGGTAACCTCGCAGGCCTTAGGAGGCACTGGAGGACTCGTGTTCCTCAAGAAGTCAAAGCTATGTCGACCGAGCATACGGTGCAGGACTCTGATTCAAAGATAAAACCGGTGGTGGCTGTTGGTGGAGCTTTAACACTATCCAAGTCCTCCAGGTTCTTGAACCGTTTCTTGACACGCAAGGCATCGGCATTTACCAAAATGGTGTATCCCTCAGCGTTATCCGCCGAGAGAATCAGAGGAGTGACACAGTATATTTTAACTTCTGCTGAAGGTACTAGCTTAGAGTCCATGAGAGCTGCATTCTACGCGATGATGATGCGGAATAGGAGGCTAGCGAAACCTATGGGTGCCTTGCCGATGGTTGTGTTTGGAGCCGGTCTTGCAAGTTTTTCCGGGTTGATCTACTGTGAAGAGAGGATTGAATGTGCAGCTGTGACTCTTCCTTCAGCTCCTTCGATCGCAAAACTTGGTCGAGGGGTTCAGAACTTGCGTGAGGCGTCTCTGGAAGTGACTAGGAGAGGAAACAACGGGGTGCATAACGCAATGCAGGGTCTTAGTCAGAGGGTGAGGAACTTGACgcttaattatttaaatttcaaaccAAATTTGGTTCGTTATATTTGTAAACgttgtatctaa
- the LOC103867739 gene encoding uncharacterized protein LOC103867739: MVALPFTISSSDLKESKTLVQRLDVPESTKNFVFAIKVPEHDSTIYLLSVHNLSQRSATDAECLIRELRPDAVVTQVNPSAFGEAEEEIVLVDGSTGSIPTSVFKVLTRCVLDESLTKAKYQRIAGNLVMEEIFGTGFNKHLLAVEKVAGEVGSTFVVLDSPFVMEGLTKSLTTQAYHGSALINVDQQALMHRLLSSSHIDKRKSRVKVPKFARSTYYLLVEIHNTLFDDLPAIRKALQSAKKIFSDVDKGESIDTKALTEAYLFRSAVESLRVASNDAGRIPIENLGTEVQFSKLSFTDKSYALMAVELRSQAKKFKKIVAVVDAGNLAGLRRHWRTCVPQQVKDMSTEHTGFDSNDSGAGSGALTLSKAILASPVFKISTIKTPVNPFLTHKAMPFAFTKVAYPSTVMTLMAPWFASSGAHPLSWGKPSLSARHISALTMFGLSSARRTSFSAMRASFYTMMMRKRLVKPIGTLPRVVFGASLVIYAGLHLFGDGIECAALTLPSASSIAKLGRGIQNLSEASLDVTRRGNNRVQNTRDGLTQRLSNLTLTINFKTKFGS; encoded by the coding sequence ATGGTGGCACTTCCTTTTACAATATCCAGCAGTGACCTGAAGGAATCAAAGACGCTTGTTCAGAGACTTGACGTGCCTGAGAGTACAAAGAACTTTGTGTTTGCAATCAAAGTCCCCGAGCATGATTCCACCATCTACTTACTCTCTGTCCACAACTTATCTCAGAGATCTGCTACTGACGCCGAGTGTCTCATACGTGAACTCCGTCCTGACGCTGTTGTGACTCAGGTGAACCCTTCAGCTTTTGGAGAAGCTGAGGAGGAGATTGTGTTAGTAGACGGCTCTACCGGTTCGATCCCAACGTCGGTTTTTAAAGTTCTTACACGTTGTGTTTTAGACGAAAGTCTTACCAAAGCAAAGTACCAACGTATTGCGGGGAACTTGGTTATGGAGGAGATTTTTGGGACAGGTTTTAATAAGCATCTGTTGGCTGTCGAGAAGGTGGCTGGGGAGGTTGGTTCAACGTTTGTGGTACTTGATTCTCCTTTTGTCATGGAAGGTCTAACTAAATCTCTCACAACACAAGCTTACCATGGCTCTGCTTTGATCAATGTTGATCAACAAGCACTGATGCATAGACTCTTATCTTCTTCGCATATCGATAAAAGAAAAAGCCGTGTTAAGGTTCCAAAATTTGCTCGTTCCACTTATTACTTACTTGTTGAGATTCATAACACATTATTTGATGACCTCCCAGCTATTAGAAAGGCTCTACAGAGTGCCAAAAAGATATTTTCTGATGTAGATAAAGGGGAATCCATTGATACAAAGGCTCTTACGGAAGCTTACCTATTCCGGTCTGCAGTTGAAAGTCTTAGAGTTGCTTCGAACGATGCCGGTCGGATACCTATCGAGAACCTAGGAACCGAAGTTCAGTTCTCAAAGCTCTCCTTTACGGACAAATCTTATGCACTTATGGCAGTTGAGCTTCGTAGTCAGGCTAAAAAGTTTAAGAAGATAGTAGCGGTAGTAGATGCAGGTAACCTCGCAGGTCTTAGGAGGCACTGGAGGACTTGTGTTCCTCAACAAGTCAAAGATATGTCCACTGAGCATACAGGTTTTGATAGTAATGATTCAGGTGCAGGTTCGGGTGCTTTAACACTATCCAAGGCCATTCTTGCTTCTCCTGTCTTCAAGATTTCAACTATTAAAACCCCGGTGAACCCTTTCTTGACTCACAAGGCAATGCCATTTGCATTTACCAAAGTGGCGTACCCCTCAACAGTAATGACCCTAATGGCCCCGTGGTTTGCTAGTTCCGGAGCGCATCCATTGTCTTGGGGGAAACCATCTTTATCCGCCAGACATATCAGCGCATTAACAATGTTTGGTTTATCTTCTGCTCGACGTACTAGCTTCTCTGCCATGAGAGCTTCATTCTATACGATGATGATGCGGAAAAGACTAGTGAAACCTATCGGTACCTTACCAAGGGTGGTCTTTGGAGCCAGTCTTGTAATTTATGCGGGATTGCACCTCTTTGGAGACGGGATTGAATGTGCAGCTCTGACTCTTCCTTCAGCGTCTTCGATTGCAAAACTTGGTCGAGGGATTCAAAACTTAAGTGAGGCGTCTCTGGACGTGACAAGGAGAGGAAACAACAGGGTACAGAACACAAGGGATGGTCTTACTCAAAGGCTGAGTAACTTGACACTTACTATAAATTTCAAAACCAAATTTGGTTCGTAA
- the LOC103866707 gene encoding F-box/LRR-repeat protein At2g43260 gives MGKEEEESPNSMCILPELLEEIFIRLPLKSILRFRTVSKHCRSLILESRRFSEKRMRLQKNRRILAAYNCDCGDRPRLLTESRFEGDEEIVYLHCLASRPSLSCDGLLCFPEQDWIIVLNPSTRQLRRFPSGLNHKCRFGFGLWSSFSPENWAIGFGRDKVRGSFKVVRLCFSFREIGQEEPVLECGVLDVQTGVWSKLSPPPHVVNPGSKSVCVNGSIYWLHVDVYVEKHYKILALDLDKQEFNKFSVPPTRATKESRLVNLEERLAFVKTNVLPIWRIEIWSTDTYQKRWSKTFSIHLKLDVVSWPKRRRWFTPVAVSKQGNLVFYDNQNKLFKYYPRTNETWCLSVDTCVISPYVENLVSLPLKPSHSYPHVSVETRMSRCRLFSKESSSWIFKALQRNEFRILEILFTSLVVAGYICSPRK, from the exons ATggggaaagaagaagaagagagccCTAATTCCATGTGCATACTTCCCGAGCTGCTTGAAGAGATATTCATTAGACTACCATTGAAATCGATACTCAGATTCAGAACCGTATCAAAACATTGTAGATCACTCATCCTCGAGTCGAGGAGGTTCTCGGAGAAACGTATGCGTCTTCAAAAGAATCGGAGGATCCTCGCTGCTTACAATTGCGACTGCGGCGACCGTCCGCGTCTTCTCACCGAGTCACGGTTCGAAGGAGACGAAGAGATCGTATATCTTCACTGCCTCGCCTCACGACCCTCTTTGAGCTGTGACGGTTTGCTCTGCTTCCCCGAACAAGACTGGATCATTGTTTTGAATCCATCCACCAGACAGCTCCGGCGATTCCCTTCTGGCTTGAACCATAAGTGCAGATTTGGATTCG gaTTATGGTCGAGCTTCTCTCCGGAAAACTGGGCGATAGGTTTCGGTAGAGACAAGGTTAGGGGGAGCTTTAAAGTAGTGAggttgtgtttttcttttcggGAAATTGGGCAAGAGGAACCTGTGTTGGAATGTGGTGTTCTTGATGTTCAAACTGGTGTATGGAGTAAACTGAGTCCACCTCCTCATGTAGTTAATCCCGGAAGCAAATCTGTCTGTGTGAATGGATCCATCTACTGGTTACACGTTGATGTTTACgttgaaaaacattataaaataCTTGCACTGGATCTTGATAAACAAGAGTTCAACAAATTCTCAGTTCCGCCTACACGAGCTACGAAGGAATCGCGGTTAGTGAACCTTGAGGAACGTCTAGCGTTTGTCAAAACAAATGTTTTGCCTATATGGAGGATAGAGATATGGAGCACGGATACATATCAAAAACGATGGAGCAAGACTTTTTCCATACACTTAAAACTTGATGTTGTTTCCTGGCCAAAGCGGAGAAGGTGGTTCACGCCAGTGGCAGTTTCTAAGCAAGGGAATCTTGTCTTCTATGACAATCAGAACAAACTGTTTAAGTATTATCCAAGGACAAATGAGACTTGGTGTCTCTCCGTGGACACTTGTGTTATATCTCCATACGTGGAGAATTTGGTATCACTTCCTTTGAAACCGAGTCATTCGTATCCTCATGTAAGTGTGGAAACAAGGATGTCCAGATGCCGCTTGTTTTCCAAGGAGTCGAGTTCTTGGATATTCAAAGCATTGCAACGTAATGAATTTAGGATCCTAGAGATTTTGTTCACGTCTTTAGTAGTAGCTGGTTATATATGCTCACCTCGAAAGTAG
- the LOC103866708 gene encoding inositol transporter 1 isoform X1 gives MTLTIHSAPGSSGYLDMYPERRMSYFGNPYILGLTLAAGIGGLLFGYDTGVISGALLYIKDDFQIVKQSSFLQETIVSMALVGAMIGAASGGWINDYYGRKKATLFADVVFAAGAIVMAAAPDPYVLIAGRLLVGLGVGVASVTAPVYIAEASPSEVRGGLVSTNVLMITGGQFLSYLVNSAFTQVPGTWRWMLGVSGVPAVVQFGLMLFMPESPRWLYMKNRKEEAIQVLSKMYDISRLEDEINHLSAAEEEEKLQKDTVSYLDVFKSKEMRLAFFAGAGLQAFQQFTGINTVMYYSPTIVQMAGFHSNQLALLLSLIVAGMNAAGTVVGIYFIDHCGRKKLALSSLCGVIVSLIILSVSFLKQSDVTSDGGLYGWLAVLGLALYIAFFAPGMGPVPWTVNSEIYPQQYRGICGGMSATVNWVSNLIVAQTFLSIAEAAGTGVTFLILAGIAVLAVVFVIVFVPETQGLTFLEVEQIWKERAWGSSRDGDNMEGLLEQGSRS, from the exons ATGACATTGACGATCCATTCAGCACCAGGGAGCTCAGGGTACTTGGATATGTACCCAGAGAGAAGGATGTCTTATTTTGGTAATCCTTACATTCTCGGTTTGACTCTCGCTGCCGGCATCGGTGGCCTTCTCTTCGGTTATGACACAG GTGTTATATCTGGTGCCCTTTTGTACATTAAAGATGATTTCCAAATTGTTAAACAGAGCAGTTTCTTACAG GAAACTATTGTAAGCATGGCTTTAGTTGGTGCCATGATCGGTGCTGCGTCAGGAGGTTGGATCAATGACTACTACGGTCGTAAAAAGGCCACTTTGTTTGCTGATGTTGTCTTTGCTGCTGGAGCTATCGTTATGGCTGCTGCTCCTGATCCTTATGTCTTAATCGCCGGTCGTCTCTTGGTTGGTTTAGGAGTTGGTGTTGCTTCTGTGACCGCACCCGTTTATATAGCTGAAGCATCTCCATCTGAAGTGAGAGGAGGACTTGTGAGCACCAATGTGTTGATGATCACTGGTGGACAGTTTCTTTCTTACCTTGTTAACTCTGCTTTTACACAG GTTCCAGGAACATGGAGATGGATGCTTGGGGTGTCAGGTGTTCCTGCTGTTGTTCAGTTCGGTCTAATGCTGTTCATGCCAGAGTCTCCTCGATGGCTTTACATGAAGAACCGTAAAGAGGAAGCCATCCAAGTGCTTTCAAAAATGTATGACATCTCTCGTTTAGAGGACGAGATTAATCATCTTTCCGCAGCTGAAGAGGAAGAGAAGCTACAGAAAGACACTGTCAGCTACTTGGATGTATTTAAATCCAAAGAAATGAGACTCGCATTCTTCGCAGGAGCAGGACTTCAG GCGTTTCAGCAGTTCACTGGGATCAATACTGTTATGTACTATAGTCCTACGATAGTGCAGATGGCTGGTTTCCATTCAAACCAGCTCGCTCTGTTACTCTCTCTCATCGTTGCTGGCATGAACGCTGCTGGAACAGTCGTGGGGATCTACTTCATCGACCATTGTGGACGGAAGAAGCTTGCTCTCTCGAGTTTATGCGGTGTCATTGTATCTCTCATTATCCTCTCAGTCTCGTTCTTGAAACAATCTGATGTAACATCTGATGGAGGGCTCTACGGTTGGCTCGCTGTGCTTGGCTTAGCTCTATACATTGCCTTCTTTGCACCGGGAATGGGACCGGTTCCGTGGACGGTGAACTCGGAGATATACCCACAACAGTACCGAGGCATATGTGGAGGCATGTCTGCAACGGTTAACTGGGTTAGTAACTTGATTGTGGCACAAACATTCTTGTCAATAGCTGAAGCTGCTGGTACTGGAGTTACTTTCTTGATTTTGGCGGGAATCGCTGTTTTGGCGGTTGTctttgtgattgtgtttgtccCTGAGACTCAGGGGCTAACGTTTTTGGAAGTGGAGCAGATTTGGAAAGAGAGGGCTTGGGGTAGTAGCAGAGATGGCGACAACATGGAGGGGTTACTCGAGCAGGGGTCTCGGTCTTGA
- the LOC103866708 gene encoding inositol transporter 1 isoform X2, with the protein MTQETIVSMALVGAMIGAASGGWINDYYGRKKATLFADVVFAAGAIVMAAAPDPYVLIAGRLLVGLGVGVASVTAPVYIAEASPSEVRGGLVSTNVLMITGGQFLSYLVNSAFTQVPGTWRWMLGVSGVPAVVQFGLMLFMPESPRWLYMKNRKEEAIQVLSKMYDISRLEDEINHLSAAEEEEKLQKDTVSYLDVFKSKEMRLAFFAGAGLQAFQQFTGINTVMYYSPTIVQMAGFHSNQLALLLSLIVAGMNAAGTVVGIYFIDHCGRKKLALSSLCGVIVSLIILSVSFLKQSDVTSDGGLYGWLAVLGLALYIAFFAPGMGPVPWTVNSEIYPQQYRGICGGMSATVNWVSNLIVAQTFLSIAEAAGTGVTFLILAGIAVLAVVFVIVFVPETQGLTFLEVEQIWKERAWGSSRDGDNMEGLLEQGSRS; encoded by the exons ATGACACAG GAAACTATTGTAAGCATGGCTTTAGTTGGTGCCATGATCGGTGCTGCGTCAGGAGGTTGGATCAATGACTACTACGGTCGTAAAAAGGCCACTTTGTTTGCTGATGTTGTCTTTGCTGCTGGAGCTATCGTTATGGCTGCTGCTCCTGATCCTTATGTCTTAATCGCCGGTCGTCTCTTGGTTGGTTTAGGAGTTGGTGTTGCTTCTGTGACCGCACCCGTTTATATAGCTGAAGCATCTCCATCTGAAGTGAGAGGAGGACTTGTGAGCACCAATGTGTTGATGATCACTGGTGGACAGTTTCTTTCTTACCTTGTTAACTCTGCTTTTACACAG GTTCCAGGAACATGGAGATGGATGCTTGGGGTGTCAGGTGTTCCTGCTGTTGTTCAGTTCGGTCTAATGCTGTTCATGCCAGAGTCTCCTCGATGGCTTTACATGAAGAACCGTAAAGAGGAAGCCATCCAAGTGCTTTCAAAAATGTATGACATCTCTCGTTTAGAGGACGAGATTAATCATCTTTCCGCAGCTGAAGAGGAAGAGAAGCTACAGAAAGACACTGTCAGCTACTTGGATGTATTTAAATCCAAAGAAATGAGACTCGCATTCTTCGCAGGAGCAGGACTTCAG GCGTTTCAGCAGTTCACTGGGATCAATACTGTTATGTACTATAGTCCTACGATAGTGCAGATGGCTGGTTTCCATTCAAACCAGCTCGCTCTGTTACTCTCTCTCATCGTTGCTGGCATGAACGCTGCTGGAACAGTCGTGGGGATCTACTTCATCGACCATTGTGGACGGAAGAAGCTTGCTCTCTCGAGTTTATGCGGTGTCATTGTATCTCTCATTATCCTCTCAGTCTCGTTCTTGAAACAATCTGATGTAACATCTGATGGAGGGCTCTACGGTTGGCTCGCTGTGCTTGGCTTAGCTCTATACATTGCCTTCTTTGCACCGGGAATGGGACCGGTTCCGTGGACGGTGAACTCGGAGATATACCCACAACAGTACCGAGGCATATGTGGAGGCATGTCTGCAACGGTTAACTGGGTTAGTAACTTGATTGTGGCACAAACATTCTTGTCAATAGCTGAAGCTGCTGGTACTGGAGTTACTTTCTTGATTTTGGCGGGAATCGCTGTTTTGGCGGTTGTctttgtgattgtgtttgtccCTGAGACTCAGGGGCTAACGTTTTTGGAAGTGGAGCAGATTTGGAAAGAGAGGGCTTGGGGTAGTAGCAGAGATGGCGACAACATGGAGGGGTTACTCGAGCAGGGGTCTCGGTCTTGA
- the LOC103866709 gene encoding uncharacterized protein LOC103866709, which produces MCDSAFLSSRSSYEADVDSDSDIFTSSSSYSSYSESDEETDNGFVGETMKETKKSEKKKSNVLLEGYVVDDLKRTKSLTDDDLEELKGCVDLGFGFNYEEIPELCNTLPALELCYSMSHKFMDQDHHHHHHTSSSSPEKIESPLSQIASWKISSPGDSPDDVKARLKFWAQAVACTVRLCT; this is translated from the exons ATGTGCGACTCAGCTTTTCTTTCTAGCCGTTCCTCATATGAGGCAGACGTTGACTCAGACTCCGACATCTTCACCAGCTCCAGCTCATACTCCTCCTACAGTGAATCCGACGAAGAGACAGACAATGGCTTTGTTGGAGAGACGATGAAAGAGACCAAGAAgtcagagaagaagaagagcaatgTGTTGCTTGAAGGTTACGTTGTAGATGACTTGAAGAGGACCAAGAGTTTAACGGACGATGATCTAGAGGAGCTAAAGGGTTGTGTAGACTTAGGCTTTGGTTTTAACTACGAGGAGATTCCTGAGCTTTGTAACACTTTGCCTGCTCTAGAGCTTTGTTACTCTATGAGTCACAAGTTCATGGAtcaagatcatcatcatcatcaccatacttcttcttcttcccctgaGAAGATTGAATCTCCCCTTAGTCAGATAGCTAGCTGGAAGATCTCTAGCCCTG ggGACAGTCCTGATGATGTCAAAGCAAGGTTGAAGTTCTGGGCACAAGCTGTGGCATGCACCGTGAGATTATGCACttga
- the LOC103866710 gene encoding biotin synthase, mitochondrial translates to MMLARFVFRSQLRPSLSARQSASYSSASAASAEAERTIREGPRNDWSKDEIKAVYDSPVLDLLFHGAQVHRHVHNFREVQQCTLLSIKTGGCSEDCSYCPQSSRYDTGVKAQRLMSKDAVIVAAKKAKEAGSTRFCMGAAWRDTIGRKTNFNQILEYIKEIRGMGMEVCCTLGMIEKQQALELKKAGLTAYNHNLDTSREYYPNVITTRSYDERLETLEHVRDAGINVCSGGIIGLGEAEEDRVGLLHTLATLPSHPESVPINALLAVKGTPLEDQKPVEIWEMIRMIGTARIVMPKAMVRLSAGRVRFSMPEQALCFLAGANSIFTGEKLLTTPNNDFDADQLMFKTLGLIPKPPSFSEDDSESENCEKVASSH, encoded by the exons ATGATGCTTGCTCGATTCGTATTTCGATCTCAACTGAGACCTTCTCTCTCAGCCAGACAATCTGCTTCTTACTCCTCTGCTTCCGCAGCCTCGGCTGAAGCCGAAAGAACGATCCGTGAAGGTCCGAGAAATGACTGGAGTAAAGATGAAATCAAAGCCGTCTATGACTCTCCTGTTCTTGACCTCCTCTTCCACGGA GCTCAGGTTCATAGGCATGTTCATAACTTTAGGGAAGTGCAGCAATGTACTCTCCTCTCCATAAAGACTGGAGGGTGCAGTGAGGACTGTTCTTATTGTCCTCAGTCCTCCAGATATGACACTGGAGTCAAGGCCCAAAGACTCATGTCCAAGGACGCTGTCATTGTTGCTGCTAAGAAG GCAAAAGAAGCTGGAAGCACACGGTTTTGCATGGGTGCTGCGTGGCGAGATACAATAGGACGCAAAACCAATTTCAATCAGATACTTGAGTACATCAAAGAGATAAG AGGAATGGGGATGGAGGTTTGCTGCACATTGGGCATGATTGAGAAGCAGCAAGCGTTAGAGCTTAAGAAGGCTGGCCTCACTGCTTATAACCACAATCTTGATACTTCGAGAGAGTACTACCCCAACGTCATCACTACTAGAAGTTACGATGAACGCCTTGAAACTCTTGAGCATGTGCGTGATGCTGGAATCAACGTCTGTTCAG GAGGAATAATTGGGCTTGGGGAGGCAGAAGAGGACAGAGTAGGATTATTACACACATTGGCAACACTTCCTTCTCACCCTGAGAGTGTTCCCATCAACGCTCTTCTTGCAGTGAAAGGCACTCCTCTTGAAGACCAGAAG CCGGTTGAGATATGGGAGATGATCAGGATGATTGGAACAGCAAGAATCGTGATGCCAAAAGCAATGGTGAGGCTATCTGCCGGTAGAGTCCGGTTCTCGATGCCCGAGCAAGCCTTGTGTTTTCTCGCTGGTGCAAACTCTATCTTCACTGGAGAGAAGCTTTTGACAACGCCAAACAATGATTTTGACGCGGACCAGCTCATGTTCAAGACGCTAGGACTCATTCCTAAACCCCCAAGTTTCTCTGAAGATGATTCTGAGTCAGAGAATTGCGAGAAAGTTGCTTCTTCTCACTGA